The Xanthomonas sp. DAR 34887 genome has a segment encoding these proteins:
- a CDS encoding TraB/GumN family protein: MSDGMNELSQAGDDALFAGQPYRIVERDGVRYTLLGTAHVSLASVAAVERAIDSGRFDAVAVELDPQRLQALTDPDALTKLDLVQVIRKGRVALFAANLALAAYQRRLAEQLGIEPGAELKRAVLLARERQLPVYLIDREVGLTFKRASGRLGFFGKLKLGSGLLGGLFASDEVGEAEIEKLKQGDMLEASFGDFASESPALYDTIIAERDRYMATRLREEHAQRAAPSQTPIATPDYLDGARADGIREVLAVVGAGHLAGLARHLQDDQDDPATLRKALEDVPTKKKVPWITLTLTALVLGGVAWGYWRGGFALGTDLLLQWVLFTGGLAGLGCLLAGGHPLSIVAGAIAAPLKPFRPGVPAGAFSALVEVHMRKPAYGDFLALRDDAQNLRGWYRNRVSRVVLTFLLTNLGSMVGVWLAGFRIFGKLAG, translated from the coding sequence ATGAGTGATGGAATGAACGAACTTTCCCAGGCCGGCGACGACGCCCTGTTCGCCGGCCAGCCGTACCGCATCGTCGAGCGCGATGGCGTGCGCTACACCCTGCTCGGCACCGCCCACGTCTCGCTGGCCAGCGTCGCTGCGGTGGAACGGGCGATCGACAGCGGCCGCTTCGACGCGGTCGCGGTGGAGCTGGACCCGCAGCGGCTGCAGGCGCTCACCGATCCGGACGCGCTGACCAAGCTGGACCTGGTGCAGGTGATCCGCAAGGGCCGGGTCGCCTTGTTCGCCGCGAACCTGGCGTTGGCCGCCTACCAGCGGCGCTTGGCCGAACAGTTGGGCATCGAACCCGGCGCCGAACTCAAGCGCGCGGTGCTGCTGGCGCGCGAGCGGCAGTTGCCGGTGTACCTGATCGACCGCGAGGTCGGGCTGACCTTCAAGCGCGCTTCCGGCCGGCTCGGTTTCTTCGGCAAGCTCAAGCTCGGCAGCGGCCTGCTCGGCGGCCTGTTCGCCTCCGACGAGGTCGGCGAGGCGGAGATCGAGAAGCTCAAGCAGGGCGACATGCTCGAGGCCAGCTTCGGCGACTTCGCCAGCGAAAGCCCGGCGCTGTACGACACCATCATCGCCGAGCGCGACCGCTACATGGCCACTCGCCTGCGCGAGGAACACGCGCAGCGGGCCGCGCCCAGCCAGACCCCGATCGCGACCCCGGACTATCTCGACGGCGCACGTGCCGACGGCATCCGCGAGGTGCTGGCGGTGGTCGGCGCCGGCCATCTGGCCGGCCTGGCCAGGCACCTGCAGGACGATCAGGACGATCCGGCCACGCTGCGCAAGGCGCTGGAAGACGTGCCGACCAAGAAAAAGGTGCCGTGGATCACCCTGACCCTGACCGCGCTGGTGCTGGGCGGCGTCGCCTGGGGCTACTGGCGTGGCGGATTCGCGCTGGGCACCGACCTGCTGCTGCAGTGGGTGCTGTTCACCGGCGGCCTGGCCGGGCTGGGCTGCCTGCTGGCCGGCGGACATCCGCTGAGCATCGTCGCCGGCGCCATCGCCGCGCCGCTGAAGCCGTTCCGGCCCGGCGTGCCCGCCGGTGCGTTCAGCGCACTGGTCGAGGTGCACATGCGCAAGCCGGCGTACGGCGACTTCCTGGCGCTGCGCGACGACGCGCAGAACCTGCGCGGCTGGTACCGCAACCGCGTCTCGCGGGTGGTGCTGACCTTCCTGCTGACCAACCTCGGCAGCATGGTCGGCGTGTGGCTTGCGGGGTTCCGCATCTTCGGCAAGCTGGCCGGTTGA
- a CDS encoding agmatine deiminase family protein codes for MTDRLRLPAEWEPQSAILIAWPHAGTDWAERLAEVEETYIALVAAIVRYQRVLICVADADLQIYAEARLRSARVDMQRVQFVEAEYDDTWLRDSGPITLARAGGGFRLLDFRFTGWGGKFQASRDDQLVSALAAQQLFKDSEVRSIDFALEGGAIDSDGAGTLLTTWQCLHERHPQRSRESLSHDLADWLAQQRVLWLDHGYLEGDDTDAHIDTLARFASEDAIVYQACDDAGDSHYAELQAMGAELAALRTADGRPYRLFPLPWAQPVIDHGRRLAASYANFLIVNGAVLMPAYGDAADAQAQAVMAQAFPQHEIVPIPCRALIWQNGSLHCITMQLPEGALAA; via the coding sequence ATGACTGATCGCCTTCGCCTGCCCGCGGAATGGGAGCCCCAGTCCGCCATCCTGATCGCCTGGCCGCATGCCGGCACCGACTGGGCCGAGCGCCTGGCCGAGGTCGAGGAAACCTATATCGCGCTGGTCGCGGCGATCGTGCGCTACCAGCGCGTGCTGATCTGCGTCGCCGATGCCGACCTGCAGATCTACGCCGAGGCGCGGCTGCGCTCGGCGCGGGTGGACATGCAGCGCGTGCAGTTCGTCGAGGCCGAGTACGACGACACCTGGCTGCGCGATTCCGGCCCGATCACCCTGGCCCGCGCCGGCGGCGGTTTCCGTCTGCTGGACTTCCGCTTCACCGGCTGGGGCGGCAAGTTCCAGGCCAGCCGCGACGACCAGTTGGTGAGCGCACTGGCGGCGCAGCAGCTGTTCAAGGACAGCGAGGTGCGCAGCATCGATTTCGCGTTGGAAGGCGGCGCGATCGACAGCGACGGTGCCGGCACCTTGCTGACCACCTGGCAGTGCCTGCACGAACGCCATCCGCAGCGCTCGCGCGAATCGCTGAGCCACGATCTGGCCGACTGGCTGGCGCAGCAGCGGGTGCTGTGGCTGGACCACGGCTACCTGGAAGGCGACGACACCGACGCGCATATCGACACCCTCGCCCGCTTCGCCAGCGAGGACGCGATCGTCTACCAGGCCTGCGACGACGCCGGCGATTCGCACTACGCCGAGCTGCAGGCGATGGGTGCCGAGCTGGCTGCGCTGCGCACCGCCGACGGTCGCCCGTACCGCCTGTTCCCGCTGCCGTGGGCGCAGCCGGTGATCGACCACGGCCGGCGCCTGGCCGCGTCCTACGCCAACTTCCTGATCGTCAACGGCGCGGTGCTGATGCCGGCCTATGGCGATGCGGCCGATGCGCAGGCGCAGGCGGTGATGGCACAGGCGTTCCCGCAGCATGAGATCGTGCCGATTCCGTGCCGTGCGCTGATCTGGCAGAACGGCAGCCTGCACTGCATCACCATGCAGTTGCCCGAGGGCGCGCTCGCCGCCTGA
- a CDS encoding efflux RND transporter permease subunit produces MSVAEFSIRRPITTIMCFVSLVVVGLIAAFRLPLEALPDISAPFLFVQLPYSGSTPDEVERNLVRPTEEALATMTGIKRMRSTATADGANIFIEFSDWDRDIAIAASDARERIDAIRADLPDDLQRYHVFKWSSSDEPVLKVRLAGAADLTGAYDMLDREFKRRLERIPGVAKVEVSGAPPNEVEIAIAPDRLSAHNLSLNDLSERLGKLNFSLSAGQIDDHGQRLRVQPVGELRDLQELRDLVIDNKGLRLGDIAEIRLKPTRMNYGRRLDGRPAVGLDVYKERSANLVEVSRAVLAEVEQIRKQPALSDVQVKVIDNQGKAVTSSLSELAEAGGVGLLLSVTVLFFFLRHWPSTLMVTLAIPICFTITLGFMYFAGVTLNILTMMGLLLAVGMLVDNAVVVVESIYQERERMPDQPQLASIIGTRNVAIALSAGTLCHCIVFVPNLFGETNNISIFMAQIAITISVSLLASWLVAVSLIPMLSARMRTPALVRSERGLIPRLQRRYAGVLRWSLAHRGWSVAAIALITALSVVPMLQTKKDMFGGDGGEQIFIGYQWKGSYTREQLSAEVAKLERFIDARRQRYHVTQVYSWFSEVEGSSTTLTVDLKQVRDLQALMEQIRKELPRSALADYSVGSNGNGNGQGSGAQSVQVQLVGDSTQTLRAIADDVVPLLARRKELRDVRVDTGDRTTELAVRVDRDRAAAFGFNAEQVASFVGLALRGASLREFRRGDNEVPVWVRFAGAEETTPEDLDSFNVRTKDGRSVPLLSLVDVQTRPAATQIGRTNRQTTLTVTANLGLKVTPAEAKQAMEDTLKGVSFPAGYHYSFDGADGQDEDKAGQQMMFNLLIALLMIYVVMAAVFESLLFPAAIMSGVLFSIFGVFWLFWITGTNFGIMAFIGILVLMGVVVNNGIVMIEHINNLRRRGLGRTEALVEGSRERLRPIMMTMGTAILAMVPISLTTTQMFGDGPAYYPMARAIAGGLAFSTVVSLLFLPTIYAILDDLSTGVARLVRRARGGRGVPAPLLS; encoded by the coding sequence ATGAGCGTCGCCGAGTTCAGCATCCGCCGTCCGATCACCACCATCATGTGCTTCGTGTCGCTGGTGGTGGTCGGATTGATCGCGGCGTTCCGGCTGCCGTTGGAGGCGCTGCCGGACATCTCCGCACCGTTCCTGTTCGTGCAGTTGCCGTACAGCGGTTCGACCCCGGACGAGGTCGAGCGCAACCTGGTGCGGCCGACCGAGGAAGCGCTGGCGACGATGACCGGGATCAAGCGCATGCGCTCGACCGCGACCGCCGACGGCGCCAACATCTTCATCGAGTTCTCCGATTGGGATCGCGATATCGCCATCGCCGCCTCCGACGCGCGCGAGCGCATCGATGCGATCCGCGCCGACCTGCCCGACGATCTGCAGCGCTACCACGTGTTCAAGTGGTCCAGCAGCGACGAGCCGGTGCTGAAGGTGCGCCTGGCCGGCGCGGCCGATCTGACCGGCGCCTACGACATGCTCGACCGCGAGTTCAAGCGGCGCCTGGAACGCATCCCCGGCGTGGCCAAGGTGGAGGTGTCCGGCGCGCCGCCGAACGAGGTCGAGATCGCAATCGCGCCGGACCGGCTCAGCGCGCACAACCTCAGCCTCAACGATCTCAGCGAACGCCTGGGCAAGCTCAATTTCTCGCTGTCGGCCGGGCAGATCGACGACCACGGCCAGCGCCTGCGGGTGCAGCCGGTCGGCGAGCTGCGCGACCTGCAGGAACTGCGCGACCTGGTCATCGACAACAAGGGCCTGCGCCTGGGCGACATCGCCGAAATCCGGCTCAAGCCGACCCGGATGAACTATGGCCGGCGCCTGGACGGGCGCCCGGCGGTGGGGCTGGACGTGTACAAGGAGCGCAGCGCCAACCTGGTCGAGGTGTCGCGCGCGGTCTTGGCCGAGGTCGAGCAAATCCGCAAGCAGCCGGCGCTCAGCGACGTGCAGGTGAAGGTCATCGACAACCAGGGCAAGGCGGTGACCTCGTCGCTGAGCGAGCTGGCCGAAGCCGGCGGGGTCGGCCTGCTGCTGTCGGTGACGGTGCTGTTCTTCTTCCTGCGCCATTGGCCGTCGACGCTGATGGTGACCCTGGCGATCCCGATCTGCTTCACCATCACCCTGGGTTTCATGTATTTCGCCGGGGTGACCCTCAACATCCTGACCATGATGGGCCTGCTGCTGGCGGTGGGCATGCTGGTGGACAACGCGGTAGTGGTGGTGGAGAGCATCTACCAGGAACGCGAGCGCATGCCCGACCAGCCGCAGCTGGCGTCGATCATCGGCACCCGCAACGTGGCCATCGCGTTGTCGGCCGGCACCCTATGCCACTGCATCGTGTTCGTGCCGAACCTGTTCGGCGAAACCAACAACATCAGCATCTTCATGGCGCAGATCGCGATCACCATCTCGGTGTCGTTGCTGGCCTCGTGGCTGGTGGCGGTGAGCCTGATCCCGATGCTGTCCGCGCGCATGCGCACGCCGGCGCTGGTCCGCTCCGAGCGCGGCCTGATCCCGCGCCTGCAGCGCCGCTATGCCGGGGTGCTGCGCTGGTCGCTGGCGCATCGCGGCTGGAGCGTGGCCGCGATCGCGCTGATCACCGCGCTCAGCGTGGTGCCGATGCTGCAAACCAAGAAGGACATGTTCGGCGGCGACGGCGGCGAGCAGATCTTCATCGGCTACCAGTGGAAGGGATCGTATACGCGCGAGCAGCTGTCGGCGGAAGTCGCCAAGCTCGAGCGCTTCATCGACGCGCGCCGCCAGCGCTACCACGTCACCCAGGTGTATTCGTGGTTCAGCGAAGTGGAAGGCAGCAGCACCACGCTGACCGTGGACCTCAAGCAGGTGCGCGACCTGCAGGCGTTGATGGAGCAGATCCGCAAGGAGCTGCCGCGCTCGGCGCTGGCCGATTACAGCGTCGGCAGCAATGGCAACGGCAATGGGCAGGGCAGCGGCGCGCAGAGCGTGCAGGTGCAACTGGTCGGCGATTCCACCCAGACGCTGCGCGCGATCGCCGACGACGTGGTGCCGCTGCTGGCGCGGCGCAAGGAATTGCGCGACGTGCGCGTGGACACCGGCGATCGCACCACCGAACTGGCGGTGCGCGTGGATCGCGACCGCGCAGCGGCGTTCGGCTTCAACGCCGAGCAGGTCGCCAGCTTCGTCGGCCTGGCGCTGCGTGGCGCCTCGTTGCGCGAGTTCCGCCGCGGCGACAACGAGGTGCCGGTGTGGGTGCGCTTCGCCGGCGCCGAGGAGACGACGCCCGAAGATCTGGACAGCTTCAACGTGCGTACCAAGGACGGGCGCAGTGTGCCGCTGCTGAGCCTGGTGGACGTGCAGACGCGGCCGGCGGCGACCCAGATCGGGCGCACCAACCGCCAGACCACGCTGACCGTCACCGCCAACCTCGGGCTCAAGGTCACGCCGGCCGAGGCCAAGCAGGCGATGGAGGACACGCTGAAGGGCGTCAGTTTCCCGGCCGGCTACCACTACAGTTTCGACGGTGCCGATGGCCAGGACGAGGACAAGGCCGGCCAGCAGATGATGTTCAACCTGCTGATCGCGTTGTTGATGATCTACGTGGTGATGGCCGCGGTGTTCGAATCGCTGCTGTTCCCGGCGGCGATCATGAGCGGCGTGCTGTTCTCGATCTTCGGCGTGTTCTGGCTGTTCTGGATCACCGGCACCAACTTCGGGATCATGGCCTTCATCGGCATCCTGGTGCTGATGGGCGTGGTGGTGAACAACGGCATCGTGATGATCGAGCACATCAACAACCTGCGCCGGCGCGGGCTGGGCCGCACCGAGGCGCTGGTGGAAGGCTCGCGCGAGCGCCTGCGGCCGATCATGATGACCATGGGCACCGCGATCCTGGCGATGGTGCCGATCTCCTTGACCACCACGCAGATGTTCGGCGACGGCCCGGCCTACTACCCGATGGCGCGCGCGATCGCCGGCGGCCTGGCGTTCTCCACCGTGGTCAGCCTGCTGTTCCTGCCGACCATCTATGCGATCCTCGACGACCTCAGCACCGGCGTGGCGCGGCTGGTACGCCGCGCCCGCGGCGGCCGCGGGGTGCCGGCGCCGCTGTTGTCCTGA
- a CDS encoding carbon-nitrogen hydrolase → MSRNTLSVALIQERNHGDAAANLAVIESRVAEAAAQGAQLVLLQELHNGAYFCQHESVDEFDLAEPIPGPSTERLGALAKRHGVVLVASLFERRAAGLYHNTAVVFEKDGNLLGKYRKMHIPDDPGFYEKFYFTPGDLGFTPIQTSVGRLGVLVCWDQWYPEAARLMALAGAELLLYPTAIGWDPSDEQAEQERQRDAWILSHRGHAVANGVPVLSCNRVGHEPSPLAADGVVGAAGIQFWGNSHVLGPQGEFVAEAGAEPTVLVCDVDLQRSEHVRRIWPFLRDRRIDAYGDLLKRYID, encoded by the coding sequence ATGAGCCGAAACACTCTTTCCGTCGCGCTGATCCAGGAGCGCAACCATGGCGATGCCGCGGCGAATCTGGCGGTCATCGAATCGCGCGTGGCCGAAGCCGCGGCGCAGGGCGCGCAGTTGGTGCTGCTGCAGGAACTGCACAACGGCGCCTACTTCTGCCAGCACGAGTCGGTGGACGAATTCGACCTGGCCGAGCCGATTCCCGGCCCCAGCACCGAGCGCCTCGGCGCGCTGGCCAAGCGCCATGGCGTGGTGCTGGTCGCGTCGTTGTTCGAGCGCCGCGCCGCCGGCCTGTACCACAACACCGCGGTGGTGTTCGAGAAGGACGGCAACCTGCTCGGCAAGTACCGCAAGATGCATATCCCGGACGATCCGGGCTTCTACGAGAAGTTCTACTTCACCCCGGGCGATCTCGGCTTCACCCCGATCCAGACCTCGGTCGGCCGCCTCGGCGTGCTGGTGTGCTGGGACCAGTGGTATCCGGAAGCGGCGCGATTGATGGCGCTGGCCGGTGCCGAACTGCTGCTGTATCCGACCGCGATCGGCTGGGATCCCAGCGACGAGCAGGCCGAGCAGGAGCGCCAGCGCGATGCCTGGATTCTCAGCCATCGCGGCCATGCCGTGGCCAACGGCGTGCCGGTCCTCAGCTGCAACCGGGTCGGCCACGAGCCCTCGCCACTGGCGGCCGATGGCGTGGTCGGCGCGGCCGGCATCCAGTTCTGGGGCAACAGCCACGTGCTCGGCCCGCAGGGCGAGTTCGTCGCCGAAGCCGGCGCCGAACCGACCGTGCTGGTCTGCGACGTGGACCTGCAGCGCAGCGAGCACGTGCGGCGAATCTGGCCGTTCCTGCGCGACCGTCGCATCGACGCCTATGGCGATCTGCTCAAGCGCTATATCGACTGA
- the ykgO gene encoding type B 50S ribosomal protein L36 → MKVLSSLKSAKTRHRDCKVVRRRGKVFVICKSNPRFKARQR, encoded by the coding sequence ATGAAAGTCCTGTCCTCCCTGAAGTCGGCGAAGACCCGTCACCGCGACTGCAAGGTGGTCCGCCGCCGCGGCAAGGTTTTCGTGATCTGCAAGTCGAACCCGCGTTTCAAGGCTCGCCAGCGCTGA